The Phycisphaerales bacterium AB-hyl4 genome has a window encoding:
- a CDS encoding tetratricopeptide repeat protein: MAARVNTKFVFMLSAALILLVGGVGAYWFMFVHRDPEEMIQRGDQAFAAQQYDEAVEQYGRALRRRSNDTNLLEKYIAALEIAPVETELLAQRYAGQLQESHRLVSEQRRDDPEALEQYYGLLWQLARDNLASHSRIYTLSDRRLADDPDNVVARGYRGMTQTRRLTLDRSRADQLQAREDLEFALERRPNDTELMHHLALWKLFEANRLDRPAGNREQAANLRAEAVALSQQMLEHAPDDRQRQALHLRLLLDPTINEQEQARPVLDALEAQLLEDPQPRHVVLATVDMLVRSDRTPVEGTNRTQGVMRATQLLEAATQAYPDEAVYRLTLGRYMVALGERDEALDQFERTRQTAQRAPALAFLRWQQAGTEAAIQQADLLIGRIPQAESDQQREALRQEVNQILEPVRERVPDAPSLALLDGKLALLDGELGQAAIIFDQASERYDHRNPEPLRLAAHAHRRQGDWGAAAERLEQLLTLQPGRVDTHVELADIYLSGGQTEQAQQRLDAVLNEVPDHPQALRLKARLLSQQGASDEAIDIYRSLENLDDGQAVMELVQLYLRSDQQGEAVTLLNRRLEAAPNDLRALQALLALNDDVAEAEQLFEAALADGASEQAVSRLRRLYAGEEISVDEAMEEAIAAREDPIERALLRAEIARRRGDMDQFRAALDEAEQIDRHHPRVVEMQFDVALANEDWERAQRYAQAGRDRNLDLAEGEFYRGRLAAARGEFRTAVAHLRRGLSARPVYSDGWRYLGDAQRLNRDLDDAADAYRRAVEQRPNNVPALRGLAAVHDGRGEHDAALSRLREALQHQGNDPQLLEQYLQYEQQHGDVRQAIALRRQLAELASDQYDNRRTLAVLLARAGEADEAITTAEALIEDEGETRTNVALLAEVHRLADDAATGLATLENYIAQRGDEQSSADQRLLARYKLSINDGEGAVAAYEQAIALDDDPQQPAKREFADLLFDRGVFAEALPFYQSLHESMPEDTVVALRLAETHIQLGNPEHAEAILADAPESAERWALQAIVARAGGDLAGARQAIDRAIGRSDANALLYVERARIRIEGEDDRTAAASDLREALRLSPALLPARQMLVQLQLGRGDTAAAQRELRTMLSQAPQHRASRLLLLELYVNDGEYRAADSLAAEGQQLSPQDPTWPRLRAQVAAQAGETSAAVGHWRNVLAVSANASHLAGMVSFLLEQEMYTEALNVLGEHESLLSQFAMLEALRGRALAGTGQNDAAEAAFAAALGAAQNPGQLGSVAASMMQTWDASGAIDRLQTLESDLSPVKRQLAAAQIEIASGQYEQASDRLQTMTSELEQAEQPVRVFGMQLLATALHQGGAHAEARQVYEQVLEAAPEDVAALNNLAFLLATQLGEPESALPLAERATELAPQNARVLDTLGWTQYKMGLHEQARATLEQALAIEPLAPTYLHLGTLHHELGNTEQAQELLTEAVTLAERSGDQTSLEQANELLARIAGSN, encoded by the coding sequence ATGGCCGCACGTGTCAACACCAAATTTGTCTTCATGCTCAGCGCCGCGCTGATCCTTCTGGTCGGCGGGGTCGGCGCCTACTGGTTCATGTTCGTCCACCGCGATCCGGAGGAAATGATCCAGCGCGGCGACCAGGCCTTCGCCGCCCAACAGTATGACGAAGCGGTCGAACAGTACGGCCGGGCGCTGCGCCGTCGCTCGAACGACACGAACCTGCTCGAAAAATACATCGCCGCACTCGAAATCGCGCCGGTCGAAACCGAGCTGCTCGCACAGCGATACGCCGGCCAACTTCAGGAATCGCACCGCCTGGTCAGCGAACAACGACGCGACGATCCGGAAGCGCTCGAGCAATACTACGGCCTGCTCTGGCAGCTGGCGCGAGACAATCTCGCCTCCCATTCACGCATCTACACGCTCAGCGACCGCCGCCTCGCGGACGACCCGGACAACGTGGTCGCCCGGGGCTATCGCGGTATGACCCAGACCCGTCGCCTTACCCTCGACCGCTCGCGTGCCGATCAGCTACAGGCCCGCGAAGATCTTGAGTTCGCCCTCGAACGCCGGCCCAACGACACGGAACTGATGCACCACCTGGCGCTGTGGAAGCTGTTCGAAGCGAACCGGCTGGACAGGCCGGCGGGCAACCGCGAGCAGGCCGCCAACCTGCGGGCCGAGGCGGTCGCCTTGTCGCAGCAGATGCTCGAACACGCCCCGGACGATCGGCAGCGACAGGCGCTGCATCTGCGGCTACTGCTCGATCCGACGATCAACGAACAGGAGCAGGCCCGGCCCGTGCTCGATGCGCTCGAAGCACAGCTGCTGGAAGACCCCCAGCCGCGACATGTCGTGCTCGCTACGGTGGACATGCTCGTCCGCTCGGACCGCACGCCGGTTGAAGGCACGAACCGGACGCAAGGCGTGATGCGGGCGACGCAACTGCTGGAAGCCGCGACGCAGGCGTACCCCGACGAAGCGGTCTATCGCCTGACGTTGGGGCGATACATGGTCGCCCTCGGTGAACGTGACGAAGCACTCGACCAATTCGAACGAACGCGGCAGACCGCTCAACGAGCGCCGGCGCTAGCGTTTCTGCGCTGGCAGCAGGCCGGCACGGAGGCGGCGATCCAGCAGGCGGACCTGCTGATCGGGCGTATCCCGCAAGCCGAGTCCGACCAGCAGCGCGAAGCCCTGCGGCAAGAGGTGAATCAAATCCTCGAGCCGGTCCGCGAACGCGTGCCCGATGCACCGTCGCTCGCGTTGCTCGATGGCAAGCTCGCCCTGCTCGACGGTGAACTCGGCCAGGCCGCGATCATCTTCGACCAGGCCTCGGAGCGATACGACCATCGCAACCCCGAACCGCTGCGGCTGGCTGCCCACGCGCATCGGCGTCAAGGCGACTGGGGCGCCGCCGCCGAGCGACTGGAACAGCTGCTCACGCTGCAGCCCGGCCGTGTCGACACGCATGTCGAGTTGGCGGACATCTACCTCAGCGGCGGCCAGACCGAGCAAGCCCAGCAACGGCTGGATGCCGTGCTCAACGAAGTGCCCGATCACCCGCAGGCGCTTCGCCTGAAGGCCCGCCTGCTCAGCCAGCAAGGCGCGTCGGATGAAGCGATCGACATTTACCGCAGCCTGGAGAACCTTGACGACGGCCAGGCCGTGATGGAACTGGTGCAGCTTTACCTGCGGTCCGACCAGCAAGGCGAAGCCGTAACGCTGCTGAATCGTCGACTTGAAGCGGCGCCCAACGACCTGCGTGCACTTCAGGCATTGCTTGCCCTCAATGACGATGTCGCCGAGGCCGAGCAACTGTTCGAAGCGGCGCTCGCCGACGGCGCGAGCGAGCAAGCAGTCAGTCGGTTGCGTCGCCTGTACGCCGGTGAAGAGATCTCCGTTGACGAAGCCATGGAAGAAGCGATCGCGGCCCGCGAGGACCCGATCGAGCGAGCGCTGCTGCGGGCCGAGATCGCCCGCCGGCGGGGTGACATGGACCAGTTCCGCGCCGCGTTGGACGAAGCGGAACAGATCGACCGGCACCACCCGCGTGTGGTCGAGATGCAGTTTGACGTAGCACTGGCCAACGAAGACTGGGAGCGTGCCCAGCGATACGCGCAGGCGGGGCGCGACCGCAACCTTGACCTGGCGGAGGGTGAGTTTTACCGCGGTCGATTGGCGGCGGCGCGGGGCGAGTTCCGCACGGCGGTGGCGCACCTGCGGCGGGGCCTCTCCGCTCGGCCGGTCTACTCGGATGGATGGCGGTATCTCGGCGACGCCCAACGACTGAACCGCGACCTGGACGACGCGGCCGACGCGTATCGGCGTGCGGTCGAGCAGCGGCCGAACAATGTGCCGGCCCTGCGCGGCCTGGCGGCGGTGCACGACGGCCGCGGCGAGCATGATGCCGCGCTGAGCCGACTGCGCGAAGCGCTTCAGCATCAGGGCAACGATCCGCAACTGCTTGAACAGTACCTGCAATACGAGCAACAGCACGGCGACGTGCGGCAGGCAATTGCGTTGCGCCGGCAACTCGCGGAGCTTGCCAGCGATCAGTACGACAACCGCCGAACGCTTGCAGTGCTGCTGGCCCGCGCCGGCGAAGCGGACGAAGCCATCACCACCGCCGAGGCGTTGATCGAAGACGAAGGCGAAACGCGCACGAACGTCGCGCTGCTCGCCGAGGTGCACCGACTGGCGGACGATGCGGCGACCGGGCTGGCGACACTGGAAAATTACATCGCCCAGCGTGGCGATGAGCAATCGTCGGCCGACCAACGGCTGCTGGCCCGCTACAAGCTGTCGATCAACGACGGCGAAGGCGCGGTGGCCGCCTACGAACAGGCCATCGCGTTGGACGACGACCCGCAGCAGCCCGCCAAGCGCGAGTTCGCCGACCTGCTGTTCGACCGTGGCGTGTTTGCCGAGGCGTTGCCGTTCTATCAGAGCCTGCACGAATCGATGCCGGAGGACACGGTTGTCGCGCTTCGGCTTGCCGAAACGCACATCCAACTGGGCAACCCGGAGCATGCCGAGGCCATCCTCGCCGACGCGCCGGAGAGCGCGGAGCGATGGGCGCTGCAAGCGATCGTGGCGCGGGCGGGCGGCGACTTGGCGGGGGCGCGGCAGGCGATTGACCGCGCGATCGGCCGCAGCGATGCCAACGCGCTGCTTTATGTCGAGCGGGCGCGCATTCGAATTGAAGGCGAAGACGATCGGACCGCCGCGGCGTCGGACCTGCGTGAGGCGCTGCGCCTTTCGCCGGCGCTGCTGCCGGCCCGTCAGATGCTGGTGCAGTTGCAGTTGGGGCGCGGCGACACGGCCGCGGCCCAGCGAGAGCTTCGCACGATGCTCAGCCAGGCGCCGCAGCATCGGGCCAGCCGACTGCTGCTGCTTGAGTTGTACGTCAATGACGGTGAGTATCGCGCGGCGGACAGTCTCGCCGCCGAGGGCCAGCAGCTTTCGCCGCAGGACCCGACGTGGCCTCGCTTGCGTGCGCAGGTGGCGGCGCAGGCGGGCGAGACGTCCGCGGCGGTGGGCCACTGGCGTAATGTGTTGGCCGTGTCCGCGAACGCGTCGCATCTGGCGGGGATGGTGAGCTTCCTGCTGGAGCAGGAGATGTACACCGAAGCGTTGAACGTATTAGGTGAGCACGAATCGTTGCTGTCGCAGTTCGCGATGCTCGAAGCGTTGCGCGGCCGGGCGCTGGCGGGCACGGGTCAGAACGATGCGGCCGAGGCTGCATTCGCCGCCGCACTGGGCGCGGCGCAGAACCCGGGCCAACTCGGTTCGGTGGCGGCGTCGATGATGCAGACGTGGGACGCGAGCGGCGCGATCGATCGGCTACAGACGCTGGAGTCGGACTTGTCGCCGGTGAAGCGTCAGCTCGCCGCGGCGCAGATTGAAATTGCTTCCGGCCAGTATGAGCAGGCGTCCGACCGCTTACAGACGATGACTTCCGAACTGGAGCAGGCTGAGCAGCCGGTGCGTGTGTTTGGCATGCAGTTGCTGGCGACGGCATTGCATCAAGGCGGGGCTCATGCCGAGGCACGACAGGTTTACGAGCAGGTGCTCGAAGCGGCGCCCGAAGACGTGGCGGCGTTGAACAACCTGGCGTTTCTGCTGGCCACGCAGTTGGGCGAGCCGGAATCGGCCCTTCCGCTGGCCGAACGTGCAACGGAGCTGGCACCACAGAACGCCCGCGTGCTCGACACACTGGGCTGGACACAGTACAAGATGGGCCTCCACGAGCAGGCCCGCGCGACGCTCGAGCAAGCTCTGGCCATCGAACCGTTGGCACCGACGTATCTGCATCTGGGTACGTTGCATCACGAATTGGGCAATACCGAGCAGGCGCAGGAACTGCTCACCGAAGCCGTCACCCTGGCTGAGCGATCGGGCGATCAAACATCGCTGGAGCAGGCCAACGAATTGCTGGCCCGGATTGCCGGCTCGAATTGA
- a CDS encoding polysaccharide biosynthesis tyrosine autokinase: MSANLPSPISPLGPTTGMTPATGGSRFKPIDPLRVLRKYMWLLMLLVIVGVSLGIGTWYVLRTQAPSYTSQAQLRVTPLPQADSTRVASEMHQQRLDVLATFIQNEIMRLRSEDILRATLDRSEVRNTRWFQQHGHDPLRASEKLADDHLRVSMMRGTTLINVSVSTRHAADAAPILDALLAVYLQQIRRQYSQDRDDMRVTYTTERDRWAGEVEQYQRELRDFLRREDLSSLESRHNEASIAYQQLASQRVELELMLDQMRASYEAMQEQQQAGEVGLTPEQMVELEARPGIERLNSELRSYRKEREAMLDRFGEDHYQIRQMDNRIRATREERDREMQRMARELQSARLERAGMDVRSLESRAAALEPRMRSATTRLTDLNDRLTRFRQLQEQLEYARERRDVASEALDSIRVEDARPDAVPVRPHVRPTVAQLTFPQPRVVVPGVTLLVVGLGVGLILLREMLDQRLRSPQDVKACAEADLLGMVPDASEDPTDPGRIERAVARNPTGLVAESFRQVRTAIMAKMDRRGYKTLVLASAQAGGGSSAVTANLAASLALSHRSVLIVDANFRQPHQHDLAAVPQTPGLVECLTGRAKLADAVARTETENLSVLPVGDVNGAAPELLDDARFRTLLSEAEREYDIILIDAPPALLATDTQLIARHVDAIALIVRADRDTRGMTDRMLRLLDGHRADVLGLILNGIRPSAGGYLRRNYQDYYRYQKNGKTNGTTPPAGRLAAPEINEPQDTASR, from the coding sequence ATGAGCGCGAATCTGCCATCACCCATCTCGCCGCTGGGCCCGACGACGGGCATGACGCCCGCGACCGGCGGCAGTCGTTTCAAGCCGATCGATCCGCTGCGCGTCCTGCGGAAGTACATGTGGCTGCTGATGCTGCTGGTGATCGTCGGCGTCTCGCTCGGTATCGGCACGTGGTATGTGCTGCGCACACAGGCCCCGAGTTATACATCGCAGGCCCAGCTTCGCGTCACCCCACTGCCGCAGGCCGACTCGACGCGGGTGGCGTCGGAAATGCATCAGCAACGACTGGATGTGCTCGCGACGTTCATTCAAAACGAGATCATGCGCTTGCGTTCGGAGGATATCCTCCGCGCGACGCTGGACCGCAGCGAAGTGCGAAACACGCGATGGTTCCAGCAGCATGGCCATGACCCGCTTCGCGCGAGTGAGAAGCTGGCGGACGATCATCTGCGCGTATCGATGATGCGTGGCACGACGTTGATCAACGTCAGCGTCAGCACGCGCCATGCCGCCGATGCCGCACCGATTCTCGATGCCCTGCTGGCGGTCTATCTGCAACAGATTCGCCGACAGTACTCGCAGGATCGTGACGACATGCGTGTCACCTACACCACCGAGCGCGACCGCTGGGCGGGTGAGGTGGAGCAGTATCAGCGGGAGCTGCGCGACTTCCTTCGACGCGAAGACCTCAGCTCGCTGGAAAGCCGACACAACGAAGCGAGTATTGCCTATCAGCAGTTGGCCAGCCAGCGTGTTGAACTGGAACTGATGCTCGACCAGATGCGTGCCAGCTACGAAGCGATGCAGGAGCAGCAGCAGGCCGGCGAGGTCGGATTGACGCCCGAACAGATGGTCGAACTCGAAGCTCGGCCAGGCATCGAACGACTGAACTCGGAACTTCGATCCTACCGCAAAGAACGCGAAGCCATGCTCGACCGCTTCGGCGAAGACCACTATCAGATCCGCCAGATGGACAACCGCATCCGCGCGACACGCGAAGAGCGGGATCGCGAAATGCAGCGGATGGCCCGCGAGCTTCAGTCCGCGCGGCTCGAACGCGCGGGCATGGACGTCCGATCGCTGGAAAGCCGGGCCGCCGCGCTCGAACCGCGGATGCGCAGCGCTACCACCCGGCTGACCGACTTGAACGATCGGCTGACGCGCTTCCGCCAGTTGCAGGAGCAGTTGGAATACGCCCGCGAACGGCGGGACGTCGCCTCCGAAGCGCTCGACTCGATTCGCGTGGAAGACGCACGCCCCGACGCCGTGCCCGTCCGTCCACACGTCCGCCCGACCGTAGCGCAGTTGACGTTCCCTCAGCCACGAGTGGTCGTACCCGGCGTCACGTTGCTGGTCGTCGGCCTGGGCGTCGGGTTGATCCTGCTGCGGGAAATGCTCGACCAACGCCTCCGCAGCCCCCAGGACGTCAAGGCCTGCGCCGAAGCGGACCTGCTGGGCATGGTGCCCGATGCCAGCGAAGACCCCACCGACCCCGGCCGCATCGAACGCGCCGTCGCCCGCAATCCCACCGGCCTCGTCGCCGAGTCGTTCCGGCAGGTTCGCACCGCCATCATGGCCAAGATGGACCGCCGCGGCTACAAGACGCTCGTCCTCGCCAGCGCCCAAGCCGGCGGCGGCAGCTCGGCGGTCACCGCCAACCTCGCCGCCAGCCTCGCGCTGAGCCATCGCAGCGTCTTGATCGTCGACGCCAACTTCCGTCAGCCTCACCAGCATGACCTCGCCGCCGTGCCGCAGACGCCCGGCCTCGTTGAATGCCTCACCGGACGCGCCAAGCTCGCCGACGCCGTCGCACGCACGGAAACTGAAAACCTCAGTGTCCTGCCCGTTGGCGATGTGAACGGCGCCGCGCCCGAACTGCTCGACGACGCCCGCTTCCGCACGCTGCTCAGCGAGGCCGAGCGCGAATATGACATCATCCTCATCGACGCCCCGCCCGCCCTGCTGGCGACCGACACGCAACTGATCGCCCGACATGTCGACGCGATCGCGCTGATCGTTCGCGCCGATCGCGACACGCGCGGCATGACCGACCGCATGCTGCGACTGCTCGACGGCCACCGCGCCGACGTGCTGGGCCTGATCCTCAACGGCATCCGACCCAGTGCCGGCGGATACCTGCGCCGCAACTACCAGGATTACTACCGCTACCAAAAGAACGGTAAAACCAACGGCACCACCCCACCGGCCGGCCGACTGGCCGCGCCCGAGATCAACGAGCCGCAAGACACCGCCAGCCGCTGA
- a CDS encoding NAD-dependent epimerase/dehydratase family protein, protein MADKVLITGGAGFIGSHLAEWFKQQGRAIVLVDDLSTGRRENIAPLLDRDCQLIEGRASAVLRDPAVLVGVSEIYHLAAAVGVKLVVDQPAEMVRNNIDETHAVLDAARQANAAVLIASSSEVYGKCPTLPLREDMELVYGPTTASRWSYGLTKALDEHLALDYHRRYGLGVIITRLFNTIGPRQLGRYGMVVPRFVSSAVRNQPIQVYGDGRQTRAFSDARDIVRAMADLLGKPACHGQVYNLGSDRQITIRQLAEMVIDLAGSTGGVREVPYEAVYGQNFEDPPQRLPALDRIRNAIGFKPRYTLEQTLTELIEREQQSLAITSGTASDACE, encoded by the coding sequence TTGGCCGACAAGGTTCTTATTACAGGCGGCGCGGGCTTTATCGGATCGCACCTGGCCGAGTGGTTTAAGCAGCAGGGCCGGGCGATCGTGCTCGTTGACGACCTGTCGACCGGCCGACGCGAAAACATTGCCCCCCTGCTCGACCGCGACTGCCAGCTCATCGAAGGCCGCGCCAGCGCCGTGCTGCGCGACCCCGCGGTGCTCGTCGGCGTCAGCGAGATCTACCACCTCGCCGCCGCGGTGGGCGTCAAGCTCGTCGTCGATCAGCCCGCCGAGATGGTGCGCAACAACATCGACGAAACCCACGCCGTGCTCGACGCCGCCCGGCAAGCCAACGCCGCCGTGCTCATCGCCTCCTCCAGCGAGGTGTATGGCAAATGCCCCACGCTCCCGCTTCGCGAGGACATGGAGCTCGTCTACGGCCCCACCACCGCCTCACGCTGGAGCTACGGCCTGACCAAGGCCCTGGACGAACATCTCGCTCTCGACTACCACCGACGCTACGGCCTGGGCGTGATCATCACCCGGCTGTTCAACACCATCGGCCCCCGACAGCTCGGCCGATATGGCATGGTCGTGCCCCGATTTGTCTCCAGTGCCGTCCGTAATCAGCCGATTCAAGTCTATGGCGACGGCCGGCAGACGCGGGCCTTTTCCGACGCGCGCGATATTGTCCGCGCCATGGCCGACCTGCTGGGCAAGCCCGCTTGTCATGGGCAGGTCTACAACCTCGGCTCAGACCGGCAGATCACCATCCGCCAACTCGCCGAGATGGTCATCGACCTCGCCGGCAGCACCGGCGGCGTCCGCGAAGTGCCCTATGAAGCCGTGTATGGCCAGAACTTCGAAGACCCGCCGCAACGCCTGCCGGCACTCGACCGAATCCGCAACGCCATCGGCTTCAAGCCGCGATACACGCTCGAACAGACACTCACCGAACTGATCGAACGCGAACAGCAGAGCCTCGCCATCACTTCCGGAACTGCTTCGGACGCCTGCGAATGA
- a CDS encoding glycosyltransferase family 4 protein — protein sequence MIQTLAQLERHAQDADAAPTVNLLSVIAPYMGVFFAAFFVAIILTPIMRWAATRNGVVDWPDLKRKNHVQPVAYLGGVAIFLGWLVGVTLCYFIAPQPNGDGAITASLINFPMSIILGAAAITLTGLFDDVYGISPRVKVGGQLFGAAALANEAVGLQLIESSIQLMGLPEMPGWVVYLLGTAVIAVFVLGGCNATNLLDGLDGLAAGVTAIAALGFLVIAGIIVLRTLDSPGDASAWDPIRIVMCLAILGAVLGFLPYNFNPATIFMGDAGSLLLGYLSVATILMFAGTSNGIVIVTAALIVFALPIADTALAIFRRKMQGKPIFSPDCHHIHHLLRRSGMSVKQATLTLYAFSGFFAVTGASLVWAEVRWRYILAVFVVLYGFIIVTAYKYGQLQQLQQEQRAQQADADDASTIAPPSAGRNGHAHPNGSDKPSDASKMPAGPPV from the coding sequence ATGATCCAGACGTTGGCCCAACTCGAACGCCACGCCCAGGACGCCGACGCCGCGCCCACGGTCAACCTGCTTTCGGTTATCGCCCCCTACATGGGTGTGTTCTTCGCCGCGTTCTTTGTCGCCATCATCCTCACGCCCATCATGCGATGGGCCGCCACACGCAACGGCGTCGTCGACTGGCCCGACCTCAAACGCAAAAACCACGTCCAGCCCGTGGCCTACCTCGGCGGCGTGGCCATCTTCCTCGGCTGGCTCGTGGGCGTCACCCTCTGCTACTTCATCGCTCCCCAGCCCAACGGCGACGGCGCAATCACCGCCTCGCTGATCAACTTCCCCATGAGCATCATCCTCGGCGCCGCCGCCATCACCCTCACCGGCCTGTTCGACGACGTCTACGGCATCAGCCCACGCGTCAAGGTCGGCGGACAGCTATTCGGCGCCGCGGCACTGGCCAACGAAGCCGTCGGCCTGCAACTGATCGAAAGCTCCATCCAACTCATGGGCCTGCCCGAAATGCCCGGCTGGGTGGTCTACCTGCTCGGCACCGCCGTCATCGCCGTGTTCGTCCTCGGCGGATGCAACGCCACCAACCTGCTCGATGGGCTCGACGGCCTCGCCGCCGGCGTCACCGCCATCGCCGCCCTCGGCTTCCTCGTCATCGCAGGCATCATCGTCCTGCGAACCCTCGACAGCCCCGGCGACGCCAGCGCCTGGGACCCGATCCGCATCGTCATGTGCCTCGCCATCCTCGGCGCCGTCCTCGGCTTCCTCCCCTACAACTTCAACCCCGCCACCATCTTCATGGGCGACGCCGGCTCACTCCTGCTCGGCTACCTCAGCGTCGCCACCATCCTCATGTTCGCCGGCACAAGTAACGGCATCGTCATCGTCACCGCCGCGCTGATCGTCTTCGCCCTGCCCATCGCAGACACCGCGCTCGCCATCTTCCGACGCAAAATGCAGGGCAAACCCATCTTCTCGCCCGACTGCCACCACATCCACCACCTGCTCCGACGATCCGGCATGAGCGTCAAGCAAGCCACCCTCACCCTGTACGCCTTCTCCGGCTTCTTCGCCGTCACCGGCGCCAGCCTCGTCTGGGCAGAGGTCCGATGGCGCTACATCCTCGCCGTCTTCGTCGTGCTCTACGGCTTCATCATCGTCACCGCCTACAAGTACGGCCAACTCCAGCAACTCCAGCAGGAACAACGCGCCCAACAGGCCGACGCCGACGACGCCTCAACAATCGCCCCACCCTCCGCAGGCCGAAACGGCCACGCCCACCCAAACGGCTCCGACAAGCCGTCGGACGCCAGCAAAATGCCCGCGGGCCCACCCGTCTGA
- the rpsB gene encoding 30S ribosomal protein S2, with translation MASLVKDLVEAGIHFGHRATNWNPKMAPYIFGKRNKIHIIDVKETIKGLLLARKFVTRTVAGGKDILFVGTKRQARAILEQHVPDTGMHYVTERWLGGTLTNFRTIRERLKRLEELEKLEESGEIANYSKKMEASLNRERDKIQRNLGGLRNMTKLPGAMVIIDVGHEHNAVKEARKLGIPTVCLIDTDSNPDFADIPIPGNDDAIRAIDVIVSSLCAAVMEGKSTRAQAQAERTGGADDASAESQRRRSRRAQFRAEDQPGQPSEEPAESPDKMGSARAEGDSEKAVTSAVGQADTTRSDRTAPPQ, from the coding sequence ATGGCATCGCTGGTTAAAGATCTGGTCGAAGCAGGTATTCACTTCGGCCACCGCGCCACGAACTGGAACCCGAAGATGGCTCCGTACATCTTCGGCAAGCGAAATAAAATCCACATCATCGACGTCAAGGAGACCATCAAAGGCCTCCTGCTCGCTCGAAAATTCGTCACCCGCACGGTCGCCGGCGGCAAAGACATCCTCTTTGTCGGCACGAAGCGACAAGCCCGGGCCATCCTCGAACAACACGTGCCCGACACCGGTATGCACTACGTCACCGAACGTTGGCTCGGCGGCACGCTCACCAACTTCCGCACCATTCGCGAACGGCTCAAGCGACTCGAAGAGCTCGAAAAGCTCGAAGAGTCCGGCGAAATCGCCAACTACTCCAAGAAAATGGAGGCCAGCCTCAACCGCGAACGCGACAAGATTCAACGCAACCTCGGCGGCCTGCGAAACATGACCAAGCTCCCCGGCGCGATGGTCATCATCGACGTCGGCCACGAGCACAACGCCGTCAAGGAAGCCCGCAAGCTGGGCATCCCCACCGTCTGTCTGATCGACACGGACTCAAACCCCGACTTCGCGGACATTCCGATCCCCGGCAACGACGACGCGATCCGCGCCATTGACGTAATCGTCTCCAGCCTCTGTGCCGCCGTGATGGAAGGCAAGTCGACCCGCGCCCAGGCCCAGGCCGAACGCACCGGCGGAGCGGACGACGCCAGCGCCGAGTCGCAGCGCCGCCGCAGCCGACGCGCCCAGTTCCGTGCCGAGGATCAGCCCGGCCAGCCGAGCGAAGAGCCCGCCGAATCGCCGGACAAGATGGGCTCGGCCCGTGCCGAAGGTGACTCCGAAAAGGCTGTCACCAGCGCCGTCGGCCAGGCCGACACCACCCGCAGCGACCGCACCGCGCCCCCACAGTAA
- the tsf gene encoding translation elongation factor Ts yields MAITAKDVMALRQKTGLGMMECKEALTEVDGDVDKAVDLLRQRGLAKMDSRSERTSAEGRINAAVSDDGSKGAIVEINSETDFTASNDAFLAMADTVATEAIKGEPGEVVTNDAMKAAIDEVRLTTKENIQFARGAVLGGPGSTVGQYVHFTGKVGVLIELDGKADDALLKDLCMHISAVSPAPLGVTEDEVPAEVVEKEREIAKAQAIESGKPEQIAEKMVEGKIRKFYDETVLLRQPFIKDDKKQIKDLLPNGVTIKKFVRYQVGG; encoded by the coding sequence ATGGCGATCACCGCCAAGGACGTGATGGCACTACGACAGAAGACCGGCCTGGGCATGATGGAATGCAAAGAGGCCCTGACCGAAGTGGACGGCGATGTCGATAAGGCCGTCGACCTGCTGCGTCAGCGCGGCCTGGCCAAGATGGACAGCCGATCGGAGCGCACCAGCGCCGAGGGCCGCATCAACGCCGCCGTCAGCGATGACGGCAGCAAGGGCGCGATCGTCGAGATCAACAGCGAAACCGACTTCACCGCCTCCAACGACGCCTTCCTCGCCATGGCTGACACCGTCGCCACGGAAGCCATCAAGGGCGAGCCCGGCGAAGTGGTCACCAACGACGCCATGAAAGCCGCCATCGACGAAGTCCGCCTCACGACCAAGGAAAACATTCAGTTCGCCCGCGGCGCCGTGCTCGGCGGCCCCGGTTCGACCGTCGGCCAGTACGTGCACTTCACCGGCAAGGTCGGCGTGCTCATCGAACTCGACGGCAAGGCCGACGACGCTCTGCTCAAAGACCTGTGCATGCACATCTCCGCCGTCAGCCCCGCCCCGCTGGGTGTGACTGAAGACGAAGTGCCCGCCGAGGTCGTTGAGAAGGAACGCGAGATCGCCAAGGCCCAGGCCATCGAGTCCGGCAAGCCGGAGCAGATCGCCGAAAAGATGGTCGAAGGCAAGATCCGCAAGTTCTACGATGAAACCGTCCTGCTGCGTCAGCCGTTCATCAAGGACGACAAGAAGCAGATCAAAGACCTGCTGCCCAACGGCGTGACGATCAAGAAGTTCGTCCGCTATCAGGTCGGCGGCTGA